In Mycolicibacterium lutetiense, the sequence TTCCACAACCCGGTGGTGACCTGCTCTTTCGGACGTCGGGGACGTGGCCCCGAGCCAAGGCGCTGTATTGCCATCCCGTCGGGCTTGATGAGTGGCCGTCCGACGCGGTGATCGTCGAACGCCTCGAAATGCGGTCGTGCCAGCGCCGGGGTGCGGCCATCGACGTCATTTTGCAGCGGGCTCGGGAGAACCGCTCCCAGCTGGTGTTCACCACCGCCCGCGGCCGGGACGCGGTGTTCTGGCAGTCGCCGCGCACCCGCAAGCAGGCGCGCCCGAACGTGCGGACCCCGACGGCACGCGCCCAGGGCATCGACGAGCTGCAGATCGTGATCGACAGCCACGAGCGCTACGCCTACAAGTTCGGCGCTCAGCAGGTCACCACCGTGCAGCAGGCGCTGCCGTGCGGAGATTACGGCGTGGTCATCGACGGCATGCTGGTCGCCAGCGTGGAACGCAAATCCCTGGCCGATCTGACCTCCAGCCTCACCAGCGGCAGACTGCGCTATCAACTCGCCGACCTGGCCGCCCTCCCCCGGGCAGCGGTCGTCGTCGAAGACCGCTACTCGCAGCTGTTCAAACTCGACTACGTGCGTCCCGCTGTGGTCGCCGACGGGCTCGCCGAAGTGCAGGTCCGCTGGCCGAACGTCCCGATCGTGTTCTGCGAAGCCCGCCAACTCGCCGAGGAATGGACCTACCGGTTTCTCGCGGCCTCACATGCCTGGGCACTCGCAGAACAATCTGCGCTGCAACGTATTTCACAAGTACGCGTCGACGTCACCGTCGTCGATCAAAGCACACCATCCTCCCAACCGAGCACCGCCGACGTCCGAGCCTGGGCCCGCGAAGCAGGCTTGACAGTTCCCGACCGCGGCCGCCTCCGCCCCGACATCTGGCAGGCATGGCAGGACGCCCACTGACCCGCCCGAAGCTGAAGCTGAGGCACGCCTCGCCATGCGTGATATTTCGAGCATTCCGACCATTAGGCCCAATGATCGAAATAGTGAGCATTCAAGGTATTGATTGCTATGCTCGATAAATGCATCACGAAGCACTGCTATACGACACCGCAGAGTTCGGTGAGCGTATCCGTGCCCTCCGTCATGCAAAGGGTCTACGTCAGGACGAACTCGCAGACCGCATCGGGGTCACCCGGATGACGATCTCGCGCCTCGAACGCGGTGAATCCGTCAGCGTCGACACGGCGTTGCGGGCATTGTCGGAATGCGGCCATGCGATCGCGATTGCACCCAAATTCGCACGCGTAGCGG encodes:
- a CDS encoding helix-turn-helix domain-containing protein, with amino-acid sequence MHHEALLYDTAEFGERIRALRHAKGLRQDELADRIGVTRMTISRLERGESVSVDTALRALSECGHAIAIAPKFARVAVLDGH
- a CDS encoding ERCC4 domain-containing protein; translation: MAELVIALNPDESSRLRYLLRIPQPGGDLLFRTSGTWPRAKALYCHPVGLDEWPSDAVIVERLEMRSCQRRGAAIDVILQRARENRSQLVFTTARGRDAVFWQSPRTRKQARPNVRTPTARAQGIDELQIVIDSHERYAYKFGAQQVTTVQQALPCGDYGVVIDGMLVASVERKSLADLTSSLTSGRLRYQLADLAALPRAAVVVEDRYSQLFKLDYVRPAVVADGLAEVQVRWPNVPIVFCEARQLAEEWTYRFLAASHAWALAEQSALQRISQVRVDVTVVDQSTPSSQPSTADVRAWAREAGLTVPDRGRLRPDIWQAWQDAH